A window of Glycine soja cultivar W05 chromosome 2, ASM419377v2, whole genome shotgun sequence genomic DNA:
TTCATCATGGTAGCATGTATTATTTAAAACTGAATTATTGGTTCTTCAAGAGAATATATATGGACTCTTGTTTATCAGTAATATCATTTCAGACTACCATATTTCTGTTGGTTCTCCGTTCGCTAAAGAAACCAAAGCTCATAATATGGAGTAATAACTAATAACTGGAATTGCTGTTATCTTCAGTGTTCAGTTGCAAGTTGTTGACAGAAAAATGTGTACATGGATAAAAGAAAACTGCATAAAGTGTCTAAATTAAAGATAACGTGAATTTGCTGATATATGTTAGAGGAGCTCTTTTGTGATCATTGGCACAAGTTTTGTTTGGAAATTGCATGTTGTTAGTCATTTACATAAATGTAGGTCTTGTTTTTAGGCGTACTGCCATATAACATAGTAAAACCAATTGTCAGAAATTCTAAATTAGTTGAATTTTATTGTATTGTTGTTGTACATCTTTTGAGTGTGGACTGTGGACTACATTATAGCAGAATTAACTTTTAGGTGGATTTTCcccaaaataaaatgtattggtggatttatccaaaaaaaaaagtaatgattgggtttgttaaaaaaaaaataaaattgggagTCTGTATTTTCCCATCTGTCATGGAATCAAACCTTTGATCACTTGTAAATAGTAAGTCAAAGTATGAGACTATGAGCCAAATACtgatttttttcccttcatGAAGAATATCTTTAACAGCCAATCAGTCATTCTGGAAATTTTATTAACAGCTATGGTGAGATATTGGCAAAGCCTATTTATGAAGTTAGGTGTTTCTATCTGTATCTCCTATTAAGTCTGGGAATCTTACCTAACTTGGTCTGGAGTTTCAGACATTATGTATTGTGTTTTAGATGCATATTCTTCTCTCCTTGGTGCAACAAGTAATGAAAGAAGCATCTTATTTACATAGCTTAATGTATTTTCACTGGATTTTCTGTGCTCAAAATCAACAAGTGTCAGTAACTGGGACATACATGTGCATTTTATAGTCCAAAAACCATTTGGATGCAAAtattctcttaattttattaattttttttattttttagtttttgcatACTTAGTTTGGGTTTGCATCATTTGCACTACGAATAACTATCGGTACATTCCTTCCAAATCAGGGAGGATGAGATTTCTTATCTTCTAAAGCAAAGATGTGTAGGTGGTGGTGTCGTCCTTTTGCTTCCTTGCTATGCTGAGAAGAGCTCTACTTTGTCTGGGCAAAATGGCAAGAACAGGTGTCCAAGTGATGAAGCAGCAAttctgtaaaataaaatttgctagCCATTAGGGCTtgtttgaaattgtttttctaatttatttttaaaatttgtttttgtccTTGATTTCAAAACTTGCTTAGGTCCTTTTGgaataaatttttcaaataatagactgaaaaaataatttggatGAACAATTTCTAaagtatttctttaaaaaaaaattgtgcagaATAACTTTGTAACGTTCATCTCCTAAAATCTTCATTACTTAGGtccttttgaaataattttttaaaataatagactGAAAAAATTGTTTGGATGAACAATTTCTGAAGTGTTTCTTAAAAAAGAACTGTGAAGAATAACTTTGTAACATTCATCTCCTAAAATCTTCGCCCCAGCATGCCTACAGCACTGGAACTGTGATGCTAGGCGCTGGCAGTTTGTCAGTGAGACTATGGTGGTGGTGCCATTGAAATGATGGTTGCAAGCTGGGGTGCATCCTCATGATTGAAAGTGACTGACATGAAATATAGGGTGAGTCATCATTGTTGTATGGAGAAATCCCAACCATTGAGAGCTCTGCAACTTACTCCAAGGGAAAAAAACATGTCAGCAGACATACTTGCGGAGAAGAGAAACACTCTTGGGAGAAGGAAGAGATTATGAATGCATGTTTTTTTACGTTCCACAAGTTTAccattttttataatgataCGACAATACAAATcacttcttttaaaattaaacaaaaacaatcaGATTGTTCTGGTGTTTTCCTTAGGAACAAGGAGCTAGTTTTAAAATATCCAAATAAAAGAAGTCAAACTTATTTTTCTgcttgttattagtttttttctgAAACAGTAACCAAACAGCTGCCCCCCTCCCCCCTCTTCTATATGGGATGTTGGCCTCcccgttttttgtttttttttagtttggccGTTGAAAttgtaatatatttcttttcttctgatcAACTCATGAATTTTTCAGGAACTACTACAGATGCACTTCTGCTGGATGTCCTGTCAGAAAGCACATTGAGACCGCAGTAGATAACTCAGATGCCGTCATCATAACATACAAGGGTGTACATGACCATGACATGCCAGTCCCCAAGAAACGACATGGGCCACCAAGTGCTCCTCTTGTGGCTGCTGCAGCACCTGCCTCCATGAACAGTTTGCAGGTGAAGAAACCTGACTCcccacaaaacaagaaaatttcTACTCAATGGTCAGTGGACACCGAAGGAGAACTGACCGGGGAAGCGCTAGAGCTTGGAGGTGAGAAAGCAATGGAGTCAGCTCGAACACTTCTGAGCATAGGTTTTGAAATTAAGCCTTGCTAAATTAATTGGCAGGTCTCTTGTAATTTCATTGCTCCCCATGTTTATCCTTTCttgttattgtttttcttcCCCCACGTAGGTTTGTAGTGGAACAGTTCGTGTGTATTTGCTAGTACACCGGTTCAACTTGTCTGAAACAGTTTGCTAGTAGTGGAACAGATATAGAATTGATTGGCATCATTTTATTCTCACGGTCATGGAGGCTAGCACGGCATTTTGGCATTATCATTTCCAGTTTTCCTACTCAAAAGTCTCAAATGATTCCATACAATGATTATGTCAGCAAATTACCCATACATGTTGGTCAATTCAACAAAGTGGGTGTTGCTAGGCAAAAAATTCACGCAATTTTGGGCGAGATTGATATGGTTATGTAAAATTCTTCTTGAAGTGATGATTTTAAGATTCTAATCATTGATATGatgaataaaagattaaaatatatttttatccttttaaatatattaaatttcagtTTCAGTCCACGTGAAAAgatttcattgttttttctttctcacaagattataatgttataattttttgtttagagCTAGGATTGGAGTGGATGAATCCGATGTTTCATGTCTGTCCACTAGAAAATTGGACATGTGAAGttccatattaatttttttcttttttctttctctttctcccgcACCTCCCACACCTCCACCATCAGCCAGATCGGAACCTCCTCGGCGAACACCCACCTCCGACACCACCAAACCAGCCAGATCCGCCCAATAAACATCATCTTTGTCCAGATGCTACCCAAAACTGTAAAAATTCTTGagggtttcctagactatcaattatAGAAAACCAACCGGATCTTGAAATTTATGGTTCtcacaaaacaatcaataaagaataatagataattatgtgtacctttctccataggataTTCTCTCtggtgcactttgatttccttgaaaataagagaaataggatttcacttcctttggcCTTTCTTTTATGTCTCTCTCCGTTCGTGATGGCTATGGGTGAGAAAAGAGcactttctggtcaggaaggggaccttatttcacattagtgggtattaagccccttttataaccactactcccatcaagtagcagttaatctagaaacttctcctattaagcccaattacaatttagcctttaattgttaattatttatttattagtccctactaagtcatatgcctctcacatgagacattaattctaacattctcccacttggctcatgtgacattaataaacattatggactaaataaataaatagattaactaacataatgcgcattaaaaattgactaaattgttttacacattgggtacatcataatttcatgattaagaataggaaccaattcgagtcatggcggttgtacatcatctaatcgacatagtcccttccatgtactacaaattagtcttctccttaatatgaccattagttaggagtgcataattggtccaacataatgtcttcattcaagacaaaacctgttaacattactttaacacaaacatgcatgcaaacatagagaacaggtaatcagaaacatatcataattgagctcagagtgtcagcaaaattacataaggtaaattacacttaatgatcatcaataacaataatgcccatactttcaacatgttctataaatgtcttgggcgGTAATCCCTTTGTCAAAGGGTCAGCTATCATAAGCTTTGTGttaatatgttctattgacactctttgtttctgaacttcttctTTCACGGcaaagtacttcaattccatatgcttagcacccgtagagtacttgtcgttcttaGAAAAGAATACTGCTGcagagttatcacaatacattttcagcggcctagc
This region includes:
- the LOC114394412 gene encoding uncharacterized protein LOC114394412 yields the protein MEEEEDLDEVDSTTEIEIVLENLGEGGLVGVVAVVGGGRSESPMEEGTRRWHAVFGGGSDLGVLGSIWTKMMFIGRIWLVWWCRRWVFAEEVPIWLMVEVWEVREKEKEKRKKLIWNFTCPIF